A stretch of DNA from Veillonellales bacterium:
CAAGTTGAATATTTAGACCCTCAAAAAGTAGAAATGAAATGGATAAATGAAAAACAAAAAACATCTAAAATGCTAGAGGAAACGGGCATACTGGACTTGATTAAGGAACAAAAAAAATAGATAAAATCACAAATTACCCCCTTACCCCCGCCACAGAAGAGATACCCGTAAAAAAATCCCGTCCGAAAATAAAGCAGGAGATCGTATAACCCCCGCCTGACACACGCCAGACGGGGGTTATTTTCGACACCTATCACAATATTATGGACTTTCTTTCTTGTATACGTTTATTTACCAATTACAGCCTTATAAATTTCTATGCCACATCTCTTATCATTTTCATTTCTTCTGAGTTAAACAGTTTATCCAAATCCAATATGATCAACAGCCTGTCCTCCCTTTTACCTATGGCTTTGATAAACTCATTGGAATCTGCGATCCTTTTAATTGATTCTATAGCGTTATCTTCAAGCCGTATTACTTCTGTGACCATGTCAACCACGATCCCCATTTCCTGGCCTGTCATTTCAACAATAAGAGCTTGTTTCTTAGAGGGATTTTCTAACTGCAGTTCAAACTTAGCAGCAAGATCGATTACTGGAATAATCTTGCCACGAAGGTTTATCATTCCTTCCATATACTCAGGCGTGTTGGGAAGTTTAGTAGCTCCGTTATACTTAATAATTTCCCTGACATGAGATATGGAAACGGCATATTCTTCAGTTGCCAGCTGAAACGCGACAAGTTGTTCAGTTGCCATGATATGCACCTACTCCTTTCACCATTATACTTGGAAATTGCTTACAGCGCTCTGAAGATTCTGGGCCATTTTCGCCAGGCTTTGGCTGGAAGCAGCAATTTCTTCCATAGATGCCGATTGCTCCTCCGTAGCCGCTGAGACTGTCTGTGATTCACCTGATGCCTTTTTGCTTAAATTGTCGATCCGTTTCACTGATTCTACAATCTGTTGGCTGCCCACTGCCATTTGCTCAATGGCGGTGGATATTTCTTGCACCTGGCCGGATACGTTTGTGACCAGAGTTGCAATCTCCCGGAAGGCTTGTCCGGCAGCATTGACGACTTCTGCTCCCAGTTTGACTTCCTTAGTCCCATCATTCATGGCAACTACCGCTTTGTCGGTGTTGCCCTGAATCTCACTAATCAGGGAAGCGATTTGCTTCGCCGCTTCCTGGGACTGCTCCGCCAATTTGCGCACTTCTTCCGCAACTACGGCAAAGCCGCGGCCCTGTTCTCCGGCCCTGGCTGCTTCGATGGCGGCATTCAATGCCAGGAGGTTGGTTTGGCCGGCAATACCGGAAATCGTATCGACAATCTGACCGATTTCCTTGGAACGTTCTCCCAATAGCGTTACTACTTCCGCTGAGGCAGTAACCGTTTGTTCGATGCTAGTCATTTGATTAACCGCTTCATCTACCGCTTTGTTCCCTTCGATTGCCTTATCGGCAGCCTGGGCCGATTGGCCGGCTACTTCATTTGTGTTGGCAGCAACTTGCTGAATACTGGCCGATAATTGTTCCACCACAGCGGAAGTATCATTGGATGCGGCTAACTGTTCTTCCGCGCCCTTTGCCACATCGGTAATGGAGGTGGCGATTTGGTTAGCCGCCTGAGCCGACTGCTCGGAACTGGCAGTCAATTCCTCACTTGATGCTGCTACCTGTTCGGCATTTTCCGTAACTTGTTTGATCAGCGTCTTAAGTTCCGTCACCATCGTATTGAAGGAGGATGCCAGTTTGCCGATTTCGTCCTGGCTGGTAACATTCACTTGCTCGGTCAAATCACCATTTGCCACTTTCTGTGACACTACGGCTAACTGATTGACTGGGCTAGCGATGCGGCGTGCGGCAAAAAAGCCAATGAGAATTCCCAGCACAGCCGAAAATACAGCGGCAAAAATGGATGCATTTCGGGCTTGACCAACATTATCCAAAGCCTGATTTAAGTCGTTGGTAATTTCTTTGTTTCGACGTTCTTGATATTCATCTACTTTATTGTTTAAAGCCGTAGCAGCTGGTACTAACTCGCTTACCATGACTTGAATTGCTTCCTCTTGTTTACCGGCTTGAACTAAGGGGATAAATTTTCGTTCAGCAATTTCCGAATATTTATCATCCAGAGTTTTCACCTCGGCAGACAATCGTTTCCCTTCCGCAGAATTTGATGCTTCAATTAA
This window harbors:
- a CDS encoding methyl-accepting chemotaxis protein — encoded protein: MKMNLTTKMVAYFLLVVLVTSLGFAYTIWKVNDVEKLVTNSSNELPRLLQTNQINNNAGDEIANIQGYFITKDQQMLNDYKREADVNSQIEKKLIEASNSAEGKRLSAEVKTLDDKYSEIAERKFIPLVQAGKQEEAIQVMVSELVPAATALNNKVDEYQERRNKEITNDLNQALDNVGQARNASIFAAVFSAVLGILIGFFAARRIASPVNQLAVVSQKVANGDLTEQVNVTSQDEIGKLASSFNTMVTELKTLIKQVTENAEQVAASSEELTASSEQSAQAANQIATSITDVAKGAEEQLAASNDTSAVVEQLSASIQQVAANTNEVAGQSAQAADKAIEGNKAVDEAVNQMTSIEQTVTASAEVVTLLGERSKEIGQIVDTISGIAGQTNLLALNAAIEAARAGEQGRGFAVVAEEVRKLAEQSQEAAKQIASLISEIQGNTDKAVVAMNDGTKEVKLGAEVVNAAGQAFREIATLVTNVSGQVQEISTAIEQMAVGSQQIVESVKRIDNLSKKASGESQTVSAATEEQSASMEEIAASSQSLAKMAQNLQSAVSNFQV
- a CDS encoding chemotaxis protein CheW; its protein translation is MATEQLVAFQLATEEYAVSISHVREIIKYNGATKLPNTPEYMEGMINLRGKIIPVIDLAAKFELQLENPSKKQALIVEMTGQEMGIVVDMVTEVIRLEDNAIESIKRIADSNEFIKAIGKREDRLLIILDLDKLFNSEEMKMIRDVA